In Flavobacterium gelatinilyticum, a genomic segment contains:
- the ribB gene encoding 3,4-dihydroxy-2-butanone-4-phosphate synthase has product MISTKLSPLVQFGLTSKERVENALEQLRNGKGIIVTDDENRENEGDLIFSAHHMNVPDMALMIRECSGIVCLCLTNEKADELELPYMVKENTSSFQTPFTITIEARKGVTTGVSAKDRITTIKTAIAANAIPEDLARPGHIFPLRAKNNGVLERNGHTEGSVDLMKLAGLQPEAVLCELMNEDGSMAKQDKIISFAQQHDLAVLTIEDIIYYRKFVRDYK; this is encoded by the coding sequence ATGATAAGTACCAAATTAAGTCCGTTAGTGCAGTTTGGATTAACCTCTAAAGAACGTGTTGAAAATGCCCTGGAACAACTCAGAAACGGAAAAGGAATTATTGTAACCGATGACGAAAACCGCGAAAACGAAGGCGACCTGATCTTTTCTGCCCATCATATGAATGTTCCGGATATGGCTTTGATGATCCGTGAATGCAGTGGTATTGTTTGTTTGTGTTTAACCAATGAAAAAGCCGATGAACTGGAACTTCCTTACATGGTAAAAGAAAACACCAGTAGTTTTCAAACACCCTTTACCATTACTATTGAAGCCAGAAAAGGGGTTACGACAGGCGTATCGGCAAAAGATCGCATCACTACTATTAAAACGGCAATTGCTGCAAACGCAATACCGGAAGATCTCGCAAGACCCGGACATATTTTTCCGTTACGCGCCAAAAACAACGGCGTTCTCGAAAGAAATGGCCATACAGAAGGCAGTGTCGATTTAATGAAACTGGCAGGTTTACAGCCGGAAGCCGTTCTCTGCGAGTTAATGAACGAAGATGGCAGTATGGCGAAACAGGACAAAATCATTAGCTTTGCACAACAACACGATTTAGCGGTTCTTACTATCGAAGATATTATCTATTACCGCAAATTCGTTAGAGATTACAAGTAA